In Perca fluviatilis chromosome 14, GENO_Pfluv_1.0, whole genome shotgun sequence, a genomic segment contains:
- the LOC120572396 gene encoding uncharacterized protein LOC120572396 — translation MKRSLITALILCSISWISVSGSESHTETVEGRPGGEVTLTCSNPSNRDALTLWLRVVNRTKARFISAKFSSTVKPFYRDGIKTGRFNMSTNISTLFLQIKHVDVSDSGLYLCGFYIGGPFHFSAIHFIVNAMNLMTTTGSLKSDGTAKLMILILGALTVLLLMVIIGLVVKNRKLQKAANEEQNPQQPENRASEELNYAAVAFCPKTRKTREVEPNVVYASTR, via the exons ATGAAACGGAGCCTGATAACAGCTTTAATTCTCTGCAGCATCA gcTGGATCTCTGTCTCAGGTTCTGAGTCTCACACTGAGACTGTGGAGGGTCGGCCGGGTGGAGAAGTCACACTCACATGCTCTAACCCGTCCAACCGAGATGCTCTAACACTCTGGTTGAGAGTGGTCAACAGAACCAAGGCCAGATTTATCTCTGCGAAGTTCAGCTCTACAGTAAAACCTTTTTACAGAGATGGAATTAAAACTGGAAGATTCAACATGAGTACCAACATCTCCACTCTATTTCTCCAAATCAAACATGTGGATGTATCTGACTCTGGACTGTATTTATGTGGATTTTACATCGGAGGACCTTTTCATTTCAGCGCAATACACTTCATTGTTAATG CGATGAATCtcatgacaacaacaggaagtcTGAAA TCTGATGGAACAGCAAAGCTGATGATTTTGATCCTGGGAGCTCTGACTGTTCTCCTCTTAATGGTCATCATTGGTCTGGTTGTTAAAAACAGGAAACTTCAGAAAG CTGCCAATGAAGAACAGAATCCACAACAGCCTGAG AACCGGGCCTCTGAAGAGCTGAACTACGCAGCTGTGGCTTTCTGtccaaaaacaagaaaaacaagagaAGTGGAGCCCAATGTTGTGTATGCTTCTACTAGATAG